The following proteins are co-located in the Heteronotia binoei isolate CCM8104 ecotype False Entrance Well chromosome 21, APGP_CSIRO_Hbin_v1, whole genome shotgun sequence genome:
- the PSMC1 gene encoding 26S proteasome regulatory subunit 4, producing MGQSQSGGHGPGGGKKDDKDKKKKYEPPVPTRVGKKKKKTKGPDAASKLPLVTPHTQCRLKLLKLERIKDYLLMEEEFIRNQEQMKPLEEKQEEERSKVDDLRGTPMSVGTLEEIIDDNHAIVSTSVGSEHYVSILSFVDKDLLEPGCSVLLNHKVHAVIGVLMDDTDPLVTVMKVEKAPQETYADIGGLDNQIQEIKESVELPLTHPEYYEEMGIKPPKGVILYGPPGTGKTLLAKAVANQTSATFLRVVGSELIQKYLGDGPKLVRELFRVAEEHAPSIVFIDEIDAIGTKRYDSNSGGEREIQRTMLELLNQLDGFDSRGDVKVIMATNRIETLDPALIRPGRIDRKIEFPLPDEKTKKRIFQIHTSRMTLADDVTLDELIMAKDDLSGADIKAICTEAGLMALRERRMKVTNEDFKKSKENVLYKKQEGTPEGLYL from the exons ATG GGTCAAAGCCAGAGTGGAGGACATGGTCCTGGGGGTGGCAAAAAGGATGACAAG gatAAGAAGAAGAAATATGAGCCTCCAGTTCCAACAAGAGttgggaaaaagaagaagaaaactaagGGACCAGATGCTGCCAGCAAGCTTCCCCTGG TAACTCCTCACACTCAATGCAGACTCAAACTGTTGAAGCTTGAACGAATTAAAGATTACCTCTTGATGGAGGAAGAATTTATTAGAAACCAAGAACAAATGAAACCTTTAGAAGAAAAACAAGAG GAAGAGAGATCCAAAGTAGATGATCTGAGAGGAACCCCAATGTCTGTAGGGACTCTGGAGGAGATCATTGATGACAATCATGCCATAGTGTCTACATCGGTGGGATCAGAACACTATGTCAGTATTCTTTCTTTCGTCGACAAGGATTTGCTAGAGCCAGGATGTTCAGTTTTACTTAACCATAAG GTCCATGCTGTGATAGGAGTTCTAATGGATGACACAGATCCTTTAGTGACCGTAATGAAGGTGGAAAAAGCCCCACAGGAGACCTATGCAGATATTGGTGGCTTGGATAACCAGATTCAAGAAATCAAG GAGTCTGTGGAGCTCCCTTTGACCCATCCTGAGTATTACGAAGAGATGGGTATAAAGCCACCCAAAGGAGTCATTTTGTATGGCCCTCCTGGCACAG GTAAAACGTTATTAGccaaagcagtggcaaaccagacCTCTGCCACCTTTCTGAGAGTGGTTGGTTCTGAGCTTATACAGAAGTACCTGGGAGATGGTCCCAAGCTTGTCCGAGAACTGTTTCGAGTAGCAGAGGAGCATGCCCCGTCAATCGTCTTCATTGATGAAATTGATGCCATTGGTACCAAAAG GTATGACTCCAATTCAGGGGGTGAAAGGGAGATCCAGCGGACGATGCTGGAGTTGCTGAACCAGTTAGATGGGTTTGACTCCCGTGGAGATGTGAAAGTGATCATGGCCACTAACAGAATAGAAACGCTGGACCCAGCCTTAATCAGGCCAG GGCGCATTGATAGAAAAATCGAATTCCCTCTCCCTGACGAGAAAACCAAGAAGCGCATCTTTCAGATTCACACCAGCAGGATGACATTGGCAGATGATGTTACTCTGGATGAACTGATTATGGCGAAAGATGACCTGTCTGGTGCCGATATTAAG GCAATTTGCACAGAAGCAGGCTTGATGGCTCTGAGGGAACGGAGGATGAAAGTAACAAATGAAGACTTCAAGAAATCAAAAGAAAATGTTCTCTACAAGAAACAAGAGGGCACCCCAGAGGGCCTCTATCTTTAA